The genomic segment CTTCCCGATAGTGCGACGGCTGAAAGAAGTAGTGCGCCTTGTGGACGAAATAGCGCTGCTGAATGATCCACTCAGGAGACGATATCCACTGATCGTCATAGCGTATCTGCAGCCTGTACTCGATCACGCTGCCCACTTCAACGTTGGGCAGCGTGAACACCATTTCATTGAACTGAAAGTACTTTGAATTCACATCGGTGAGATCCGAGGGTTTGGTAGTGAGCGGATACACCGTTCCGTCCGAGTGAATGGTGCGGCCCTGAATGTCCTGGACCTTGGTCCAGCTCCTGTCGTAGGGGACATGGATGGTGGCGGCATCCTTGCCCTTTTCCGTCAGGATCTTGATGCGCTCGACGATCGAGTGGTAGTGCAGGTTATCGTCGGTCCGCTCTTCGAGGTAGAGGATGGAGGCAGCCGCCCCGGGAGCCTTCGGATCCGCGGTCATCTGGAGTTGTTCTTTGGTGAGTTCAGGCAGTTGCGCGCAAAGGGTGCCGGCGAAACCAAGACAGGCAGCAATAGAGACAAGCAGGGCAACGAAGCGAATCCGCATCGGGAGACCTTTTCCAACCAGGACTGGAGTTATCCCGCGATTGTACAGGCAACTTAATATCGAAAGGCAACTAAATAAAGGCCTGGATGACCGGTGGGGAAATAACGCCAGTTACGGAAGGTGTAGAAGGTCAGGAAGGAAACAGCGTCCTAAAGCCGCCGGCTCTCAAGCATGGACGTAACCAGCGCCAGCGGCAGCCCGACGACATTGAAGTAGCAGCCTTCGACACGCGGAATCCATTTCGCGGCGCGGCCCTGGATGCCATACGCCCCCGCCTTGTCCATCGGCTCGCCGGTGGCCACATACTCGGCAATCTCGTCATCGCTAAGCGTGACGAAGCGGACAGCCGTGACCTCCGCCGCCACCTCGCTGCCTTTTGCATCCACCACAGCCACTCCAGTGATCACGCGGTGCGTCCGGCCGGACAGCATGCGCAGCATCCGGGCGGCGTCTTCCGCGTCGCGCGGCTTTTCGAGGATGTGGCCATCGAGAGTGACGGTTGTGTCCGCGCCGAGGACGACGATGCCGCCGTGCGCGTGAGCGCCGTCAGCCGCACCGCAGGTGCCTGTTCCCTGTTCCCTGTTCCCTGTTCCCTGTCTTTCTGTTCCCTCGCCGGCGAAGACAGCGGTCGCCTTCTCGCGCGCCAGGCGCGTGACGTATGCGACGGGGTCTTCGCCAGGGCGCGGCTCCTCGGGAATGTGGGCGGGGATCACATCGAAGACGAACCCGGCCTGCGCCAGCAACTCGCGGCGGCGCGGCGATGCGGAAGCAAGAACCAGCCTTCGAACGTGACTCGACATGTCTACCATGTTCGCAGGTCCTTTTCGGAGATGTGTACCAGGCCACAAAAGCCCATGAAGACGGCTGCGCCTCACAGGCCTCGGAAAAACTCAAATGGGCGATGAAACGCGAAAGGGCACTGCTTTACAGCTTGCTGAATAAGGCCATTCGGAACAGGCCTTGTATCAGGGGCTGCCTTCAGGCAGCCCGTATGCCCCTCCACTGGTTGATCCTGGGCCTTTAGGCCCTGCCAAAGCTGCCTTGCTGAAAAGCCCGATTTCGATTCCTTCAGCAGGCTGTTTAGTCGTGCCGAAAAGCCAAAGAAATGACTGGGCCTTAGTCCCGAGGGACGCCGGTCGGGCACCTCAGCGCCAGGCGAGGAACTCCCCCGCAATCTCTTCAGCCCCTGCTCACGCTGGCCTCACTCCAGACTCGCCTCTGTCATCAGCCTGCGGAAAATTACCTCCACTATCGTGACCGCTATCACATACACAGCAAGCCAGACTCCCTACCATCAGAGGACCGCTCAGAAGGGAGGGAGTAGTGTCTCATCTCTTGTCGCAGACATCTCCTTGCCCCAGAGAAGAATGGAAGGTTGGGTTAACTAGTTCAGTACTGTGTTTACTAGAAAATTAGCTACCCCTCCCCCTGTTTTTACTTCTCCATTCATTCGCCAAAAATGACATCAAGCCAAGCATAATATTGAAGATATCGACCTACTATATTTCATAGCCAAGAAACAAGTCGTTGCAACAGCGAATGCGCCATTGTACTTAGCAGTAAACAGCATGGCCGTGTATCCAGCTAGACGCTGAAGGATGACCCATCCACGTTTCCCATACAACCGCTGTGCCGGTGATTCAAGGTCCTCGAGATCCTTGTTCCGTGGTGTAAAATCAGGGTTTCCGGCAGCAGAGCTGTCCCAAATTCGCGTAGGAAGCCCTCATCGTGCCTGATACTCCCAAGCCCAAGTCCGTGACCTATGCCGATGCCGGCGTAGACATCTCCAGCGGCGACCGCGCCAAGGAACGCATCAAGTTTCTCGCCCAGAAGACATTCAACCGTAATGTCTTAGGCGGCATCGGCGGATTCGGTGCCCTGTTCCGGCTCGACCTGCAGAAGTTCAAGAACCCGATCCTGGTCAGCTCCGCCGACGGCGTGGGAACCAAGCTGAAGATTGCCTTCCAGCTCGGAATGCACCAGACGGTGGGCCTGGACCTGGTGAATCACTGCGTGAACGACATCGCGGTGCAGGGTGCAACTCCTTTGTTTTTCTTGGATTACCTGGCCAGCGGCAAGCTCGACCCGCAGGTGACCGAAGACGTGGTCAGTGGCCTGGCCGAAGGCTGTAAAGCCAATGGATGCGCCCTGATAGGCGGCGAGACGGCGCAGATGCCCGGGTTCTATACCGATGGCGAATACGATCTTGCCGGCTTTATAGTCGGCGCGGTAGACCGCGACAAGATGATCAACGGACAGGGCATCAAGCCGGGCGACGTGCTCATCGGCTTCCCTTCCACCGGCCTGCACACCAACGGCTATTCGCTTGCCCGGAAGCTCTTCTTCGAGGTCGCCGGCTACAAGCCGACCCAGTACGTAACGCCCATCAAGGACAAGGCCGGCGCCGCCCTGATGAAGACCCACAAGAGCTATCTGCACGTGATTCAGAAGCTTGTTGCCGCAGGACTTACGACGGGAATGGCGCACATTACGGGCGGCGGCATCACGGAGAATTTGCCCCGCATTCTGCCTAAGGGCACAGCGGCGCAAATCGAGCTCGGCTCATGGCCGGTGCTGCCCATCTTTGAGCACCTGCGCGAGCTGGGCGAGGTGAGCCAGGACGAGATGATGCGGACGTTCAACATGGGCGTCGGTCTGATCGCGGCGATTCCAGCGGCGAAGTTCACCCGCGCCAAGAACCTGCTCGATAAAGCCGAAGAGAAGTTCCACATCATCGGCCGCATCGTGAAGGGCGAACACCGCCGCGTCCAGTACACCTGAACCAAACCGTTCGCTCATGCCGTCATCCCGAGCGAGGAGCGCAGCTACGAATCGAGGGATCTGCGGTTGCCTTTAGCGTTTTGACAGGGCACGATTTCTAGCTTGCTAAGCAGTCATTCGGATTGGCCTCGTGTCAGGGCACGACTTTAGTCGTGCCGTAAAGCCGCTGATAGAAACCGGGCCTTAGCCCTGAGGGAAGCTCTTTGGAATCCGCCCCGAAAAAACTTCGCCTCGGCGTTCTGCTCTCCGGCCGCGGCTCCAATTTTCTGGCAATCGCCAACAACATCCGCTCCGGCGCTCTTCCCAACGTCGAAATCGCCATCGTCCTCTCCAACATTGCGGACGCTCCCGCCATCGCCGCCGCCCGGCAACTAAACCTGCCCACAAAGGTCCACGTCTCGAAAGGTCGCCCGCGCGCCGAGCACGACCGCGACATGCTCGCCACCCTCCGTGAGAACAACGTGGATCTGGTCATCCTTGCCGGCTACATGCGGCTGCTCTCGCCGGAGTTCATCCACGCGTTCCCGACCCGTATCCTCAACATTCATCCGTCGTTGCTGCCGGCATTTCCGGGACTCGATGCGCAGACGCAGGCGTTTGAATACGGCGTCAAGATCGCCGGGTGCACAGTCCACTTCGTCGACGAACATCTCGACCACGGGGTAATGATCCTGCAGCGCGCTATCCCGGTGCTTGACACCGACGACGCCCACTCGCTCGCCGAGCGCATTCTGGCCGAGGAGCACCAGGCGTACTCGGAGGCCATCGCGCGAGTCGCGAGCGGCCAGTACGAGATCGACGGCCGGCGCTACATGAAGCGTGTGTGACAGCCGTCCTTTCCCCGTCGTCACTGCATCCCTAGAATGGCCTCGAAGTCAGGAGGCGCCCATGCGCTTTCACGACCGGTCCGACGCCGGACGACGGCTGGCAGAACAGCTTGCCGCCTTCACGAACCTGCCAGATGTGCAGGTGCTTGCCCTGCCGCGGGGCGGGGTTCCGGTAGCGTTCGAAATTGCCCAGCGGCTGCATGAGCCGCTCGACGTGTGGGTAGTCCGTAAGCTGGGCGCGCCGGAGATTCCAGAGTTGGCCATCGGCGCAATTGCGCCTGGCGATATCGAACTGCTCTCGCCTGACATCATCCGGCATCTCGGCATTCCCAGCGAAGTTGTTGGAGCCATAGCCGCCCACGAACGCGCAGAGCTGGATCGCCGCGAGAAGACCTACCGCGGTGACCGGCCACCCGTCGAAGTGGCGGGAAAGACCGTAATCCTGGTGGATGATGGCCTGGCCACAGGTTCAAGCATGCGCGCGGCCGTCGCCTCGCTGCGCCAGCGGAACCCGACGGGAATCGTTGTGGCGGTTCCCGTCGCAGCGCGGCAGGTAGTCGCCCAGCTCCAGCGCGAGGGCAGCCAGGTTGTTTGCCTGTTGACGCCGGCGGATCTTGATGCAGTGGGCCAATGGTACGACGACTTCAGCCAGACCTCGGACGCCGAAGTTTGCGTGCTGCTGGCCCGTGCTGCCGAATTAGCACAGTCGCGACCGGCGTAGCCTCTACAACCTTCGCGTCCTTCCCCGAGGGCTGAACCCGCCGGTAGAATGGCCGCATCCTTGACTTGAGGTCCCATGCTGGACGCCACCGCCGCTACGTCCGAAACCGCAGCACCTGTTCCCGCCGTTCCCGCTGGCCTGGAGATGCCGTCGACGCCAGCTGAAGCTGCGCTCGCACCGCCCGCCAAGCCGGTCCGCATCCCGCACCTGGGGCATGTTGCTCTGCTCGGCGCGGTCATGCTGGGTGGACTGTTCGCCGCGATCATCGTGATCTTTGCGGCGGTTTACTTGCGCGCGTTCGGCGTCTCAAAGATTGAAGACGCGATGCACAGCATGGCTTACGCAGTGGGCACCATGGCTATCTGGTACCTGGTGGCGTTTGCGCCGGCAGTGGCCATCTTTCCATCACTGTGGGGTAAGAGCTTCCTCGCCGGCCTGCAGTGGAATGCCTCGACCGCCCGCCGCCGGTGGCCGCTGTTGATGGCGACGGGCGCAAGCTGTTTTCTGCTTGCGTTCGCGGCCAAGGCGCTGCTTCATTTCCCCGACCACTCGCCCATCTCGGGTCTACTGACCACACCACAGGCCGTGTGGATTATGTTCGGATTCGCAGTGACCGTCGCGCCGCTGTGCGAGGAGATCATGTTCCGCGGGTTCCTGCTGCCGGCGCTCTCCACCGCATTCGATTGGCTCGGCGAGCGCATAACCAAACGTGCACCGCGCCCGCTGGCCGAGAACGGCCATCCGCAGTGGTCGCTCCCCGCGATGATCCTCGCATCCGTAGTGACCAGCGCGATCTTCGCTGTGTTTCATCT from the Occallatibacter riparius genome contains:
- a CDS encoding Maf family protein; this encodes MSSHVRRLVLASASPRRRELLAQAGFVFDVIPAHIPEEPRPGEDPVAYVTRLAREKATAVFAGEGTERQGTGNREQGTGTCGAADGAHAHGGIVVLGADTTVTLDGHILEKPRDAEDAARMLRMLSGRTHRVITGVAVVDAKGSEVAAEVTAVRFVTLSDDEIAEYVATGEPMDKAGAYGIQGRAAKWIPRVEGCYFNVVGLPLALVTSMLESRRL
- the purM gene encoding phosphoribosylformylglycinamidine cyclo-ligase, with product MPDTPKPKSVTYADAGVDISSGDRAKERIKFLAQKTFNRNVLGGIGGFGALFRLDLQKFKNPILVSSADGVGTKLKIAFQLGMHQTVGLDLVNHCVNDIAVQGATPLFFLDYLASGKLDPQVTEDVVSGLAEGCKANGCALIGGETAQMPGFYTDGEYDLAGFIVGAVDRDKMINGQGIKPGDVLIGFPSTGLHTNGYSLARKLFFEVAGYKPTQYVTPIKDKAGAALMKTHKSYLHVIQKLVAAGLTTGMAHITGGGITENLPRILPKGTAAQIELGSWPVLPIFEHLRELGEVSQDEMMRTFNMGVGLIAAIPAAKFTRAKNLLDKAEEKFHIIGRIVKGEHRRVQYT
- the purN gene encoding phosphoribosylglycinamide formyltransferase — its product is MESAPKKLRLGVLLSGRGSNFLAIANNIRSGALPNVEIAIVLSNIADAPAIAAARQLNLPTKVHVSKGRPRAEHDRDMLATLRENNVDLVILAGYMRLLSPEFIHAFPTRILNIHPSLLPAFPGLDAQTQAFEYGVKIAGCTVHFVDEHLDHGVMILQRAIPVLDTDDAHSLAERILAEEHQAYSEAIARVASGQYEIDGRRYMKRV
- a CDS encoding phosphoribosyltransferase codes for the protein MRFHDRSDAGRRLAEQLAAFTNLPDVQVLALPRGGVPVAFEIAQRLHEPLDVWVVRKLGAPEIPELAIGAIAPGDIELLSPDIIRHLGIPSEVVGAIAAHERAELDRREKTYRGDRPPVEVAGKTVILVDDGLATGSSMRAAVASLRQRNPTGIVVAVPVAARQVVAQLQREGSQVVCLLTPADLDAVGQWYDDFSQTSDAEVCVLLARAAELAQSRPA
- a CDS encoding CPBP family intramembrane glutamic endopeptidase; protein product: MLDATAATSETAAPVPAVPAGLEMPSTPAEAALAPPAKPVRIPHLGHVALLGAVMLGGLFAAIIVIFAAVYLRAFGVSKIEDAMHSMAYAVGTMAIWYLVAFAPAVAIFPSLWGKSFLAGLQWNASTARRRWPLLMATGASCFLLAFAAKALLHFPDHSPISGLLTTPQAVWIMFGFAVTVAPLCEEIMFRGFLLPALSTAFDWLGERITKRAPRPLAENGHPQWSLPAMILASVVTSAIFAVFHLSQNGNALGPMVLIFTVSLILCAVRLGTRSLAASALTHATYNFTLFLVMAIGTRGFTHLHP